A genome region from Dolichospermum compactum NIES-806 includes the following:
- a CDS encoding putative toxin-antitoxin system toxin component, PIN family, whose amino-acid sequence MIEQRIVIDTNCFVSRLLTPKSINSQAVRYAFDFHHILVSAETLTELEMVLSRKKFNNYVSFEERQKFIVYLKNLAEIVDIVNHVQVCRDPKDDKFLSLAIAGNANMIITGDEDLLALKCYQNIPILSPKDFLVQADQS is encoded by the coding sequence ATGATTGAGCAAAGAATTGTTATTGACACTAATTGTTTTGTGAGTCGGTTACTAACTCCCAAATCTATCAATTCTCAAGCAGTTCGTTATGCTTTTGATTTCCATCACATTCTTGTTTCTGCGGAAACACTTACAGAATTAGAAATGGTTCTTTCCAGGAAAAAATTTAATAATTATGTCAGTTTTGAAGAGCGGCAAAAATTTATTGTATATCTAAAAAATCTGGCTGAGATAGTTGATATTGTCAATCATGTGCAAGTTTGTCGAGATCCCAAAGACGATAAATTTCTCTCACTTGCTATTGCTGGTAATGCTAATATGATTATTACCGGAGATGAAGATTTATTGGCTCTTAAATGCTATCAAAACATTCCTATTTTATCACCAAAGGATTTTTTAGTACAAGCGGATCAAAGTTAA
- a CDS encoding type II toxin-antitoxin system Phd/YefM family antitoxin — MIYLSATEAKQNFTEFLDKAQKEPITIQRQEQDLVVVLSVLEYQRLTKLLKNEFHGFCDQVGKNAEVKGMTEEKLKEMLESDD, encoded by the coding sequence ATGATTTATTTATCTGCCACAGAAGCAAAACAAAATTTTACAGAATTTTTAGATAAAGCTCAAAAAGAACCAATAACCATTCAGCGTCAGGAACAAGATTTAGTTGTAGTGCTATCTGTCTTAGAGTATCAAAGATTAACTAAATTGCTAAAAAATGAGTTTCATGGATTTTGTGATCAAGTTGGTAAAAATGCCGAAGTAAAAGGTATGACAGAAGAAAAGCTCAAGGAAATGCTTGAAAGTGATGATTGA
- a CDS encoding RibD family protein: MMQHRPHTTVVLAMSADGKIADFRRSPARFGSVADKIHMGKQIAASDAVLFGAGTLRAYGTTMTITDTILLQQRKIANQHPQPVHIVISRSGNLNPDIKFFQQPVRRWLLTTSLGAYFWQERSEFEEVLVFETPSQEIDILAALKYLTRLQISRLAILGGGQLVASFLESNLIDEIWLTICPLILGGSIAPSPVEGTGFLADLAPKLQLLEVSTIEQEVFLYYRIIQ, from the coding sequence ATGATGCAACATCGTCCTCATACCACAGTAGTTTTAGCCATGAGTGCTGATGGCAAAATAGCAGATTTTAGGCGATCGCCTGCTCGATTTGGCTCAGTGGCTGATAAAATACACATGGGGAAACAAATTGCTGCATCTGATGCCGTTTTATTTGGTGCTGGTACTCTTCGTGCCTACGGTACAACAATGACCATCACAGATACAATACTCTTGCAACAAAGAAAAATAGCAAATCAGCACCCCCAGCCAGTTCATATAGTGATTTCCCGTTCAGGCAACCTGAATCCGGATATTAAATTTTTTCAACAACCAGTAAGACGATGGTTACTCACAACCTCTCTGGGAGCTTATTTTTGGCAAGAAAGATCAGAGTTTGAAGAAGTTTTAGTCTTTGAAACTCCTAGCCAAGAAATTGACATTTTGGCTGCTTTAAAATATTTAACCAGGTTACAAATTAGCCGGTTAGCTATTTTGGGAGGAGGACAATTAGTAGCATCTTTTCTAGAATCTAATTTAATTGATGAAATCTGGTTAACTATTTGTCCACTGATTTTAGGTGGTAGTATTGCGCCTTCACCTGTCGAGGGAACAGGATTTTTAGCTGATCTTGCTCCTAAGTTACAATTATTAGAAGTATCCACAATAGAGCAAGAAGTATTTTTATACTATAGAATAATCCAGTAG
- the recF gene encoding DNA replication/repair protein RecF (All proteins in this family for which functions are known are DNA-binding proteins that assist the filamentation of RecA onto DNA for the initiation of recombination or recombinational repair.), translating into MYLKTLHLKQFRNYQNQKVEFNAAKTILVGNNAQGKSNLLEAVELLATLRSHRMTRDRDLIKEGESTAQIHATLDRIHSHSDLTLTFRRQARRTVAINGQIVPRQMDFLGVLNAVEFSSLDLELVRGSPEGRRNWLDTLLIQLEPVYAHILHQYHQVLRQRNAFLKLYVNTSEKSLQSELAIWDAQLVTAGTRVIMRRNRAIQRLAPIASAWHASISGASEILQINYAANIPLEKNSPQELQAAFFAKLQQRAVAESHRGITLVGPHRDEIELIINQTPARQYGSQGQQRTLVLALKLAELQLIEEVINEPPLLLLDDVLAELDPSRQNQLLDAIQDRFQTLITTTHLSVFDSQWLKSSQILYVNAGKISENGNW; encoded by the coding sequence ATGTACTTAAAAACTTTACACCTCAAACAATTTCGGAATTACCAAAACCAAAAAGTTGAGTTTAATGCAGCTAAAACAATTTTAGTAGGTAATAATGCTCAAGGAAAATCGAACTTGTTAGAGGCTGTAGAGTTATTGGCAACATTGCGATCGCACCGGATGACACGCGATCGTGATTTAATTAAGGAAGGTGAATCTACCGCCCAAATTCATGCCACCCTAGACCGGATTCATAGCCATAGCGATTTAACTCTCACCTTCCGTCGTCAAGCCCGTCGCACCGTCGCCATAAACGGGCAAATAGTCCCCAGACAAATGGACTTTCTCGGTGTTCTCAATGCAGTAGAGTTTTCTAGTTTAGATTTAGAATTGGTGCGTGGTAGTCCAGAAGGTCGTCGTAACTGGTTAGATACACTCTTGATTCAATTAGAACCAGTTTATGCTCACATTTTGCACCAATATCACCAAGTTTTACGCCAACGCAATGCTTTTTTAAAACTTTATGTAAATACATCAGAAAAATCTCTACAATCAGAATTAGCTATCTGGGATGCACAATTAGTAACTGCTGGTACAAGGGTAATTATGAGAAGAAATAGAGCTATTCAACGACTAGCTCCTATAGCTTCTGCATGGCACGCTAGTATTAGTGGAGCATCCGAAATTCTGCAAATCAATTATGCTGCCAATATTCCCCTAGAAAAAAACTCTCCTCAAGAATTACAAGCAGCCTTTTTTGCTAAACTTCAACAAAGAGCAGTTGCAGAATCACATCGAGGGATAACGTTAGTCGGACCACACCGTGATGAAATAGAACTAATTATTAATCAAACTCCTGCCCGTCAATATGGTTCTCAAGGTCAACAAAGAACATTAGTTTTAGCTTTAAAGTTAGCAGAATTACAATTAATTGAAGAAGTTATTAATGAACCACCTTTACTATTATTAGATGATGTCTTAGCTGAATTAGATCCATCTCGCCAAAATCAATTACTTGATGCTATTCAAGACCGATTTCAAACCTTGATTACTACCACTCATTTGAGCGTTTTTGACTCTCAATGGTTGAAATCCTCCCAGATTTTATATGTAAATGCTGGGAAAATATCAGAAAATGGTAATTGGTAA
- a CDS encoding sensor histidine kinase, with protein sequence MAKSRQSSFRQILVTRILLVFVPVLLVGEMVALNKARSSLLNTARQNLTESAVNKGEKISDDIAALRSNLITASQTKVIKSGSPFQIEQFLKQLQKQLPTQIDCLQFTHIKKGEIIASSCGIQEITPSGLSPTGDDVDIQFILPSQSGKTGKRDKQNQLQLFLSIPIANQRGNLAYRLSIKTTLYQQNPNHPGSLTGFLVVIAEDGRVLAHPFPERIGTNIKNYADVERIQAIVKNALGGSNNSSNLSFVEGQELVTGFTATTKPITTKPSQRWIVLAVTSVENALFGLEEIKLILIVLTVGLIGASLLASFYLVPYLAGPVEELRDYAVNLHSHHAAQPIPRNFKIREFNQLAQALDQMVERLKDWAEELEIAWKEAKSANQIKSQFLATTSHELRNPLNIIINCVRLVRDDLCDSREEELEFLKKADDTAIHLLKIINDLLDISKIEAGKLSVTTVPLDLRQLLLEVINLQSVNVQYKGLQLICDIGDKPIPIKSDAIKLKQVLINIIGNATKFTDEGSIQITTNINQHRHHVLVSIKDTGIGIDPGEQGKLFRPFVMVDGTTTRKFEGTGLGLAISRNLIELMGGKITLESLGLNQGTTVIIKLPLIDLALLPNPEKKDVVRNRVRS encoded by the coding sequence ATGGCTAAATCTCGGCAATCGTCATTTCGACAAATTTTAGTAACAAGAATACTGCTGGTATTTGTCCCAGTTTTATTAGTAGGAGAAATGGTTGCCCTCAATAAAGCCCGTTCTAGTCTATTAAATACTGCTCGACAAAATCTAACAGAAAGTGCGGTTAACAAAGGAGAAAAAATTAGTGATGATATTGCCGCCTTGCGCTCCAATTTAATTACAGCCAGTCAGACAAAAGTAATTAAATCCGGTTCACCTTTCCAAATTGAACAATTTCTTAAACAGCTACAAAAACAACTACCAACTCAAATAGATTGTCTGCAATTCACCCACATTAAAAAAGGTGAAATAATTGCCAGTAGTTGTGGCATTCAAGAAATTACCCCATCCGGTTTATCTCCCACTGGTGATGATGTTGATATTCAATTCATATTACCATCTCAATCTGGAAAAACTGGTAAAAGAGACAAACAAAATCAACTACAATTATTTTTATCAATTCCTATCGCTAATCAACGTGGTAATTTAGCTTACCGATTAAGCATTAAAACTACATTGTATCAACAAAATCCCAATCATCCAGGCTCATTGACAGGTTTTTTAGTAGTCATTGCTGAAGATGGTAGAGTTTTAGCCCATCCATTCCCAGAAAGAATCGGTACTAATATTAAAAATTATGCCGATGTGGAAAGAATACAAGCCATAGTTAAAAATGCGTTAGGTGGCAGTAATAATTCTAGTAATTTATCCTTTGTTGAAGGACAGGAATTAGTTACAGGTTTTACAGCTACTACTAAACCTATCACCACAAAACCCTCACAAAGATGGATTGTTCTAGCAGTTACCAGTGTAGAAAATGCCCTATTTGGTTTAGAAGAAATTAAACTAATTCTGATTGTTTTAACAGTTGGTTTAATTGGTGCAAGTTTATTAGCATCATTTTATTTAGTTCCTTATTTAGCAGGTCCTGTGGAAGAACTCCGCGACTATGCTGTTAATCTTCATAGTCATCATGCAGCACAACCCATTCCGCGCAACTTCAAGATTCGGGAATTTAACCAATTAGCACAAGCATTAGATCAAATGGTAGAAAGACTCAAAGATTGGGCAGAAGAATTAGAAATTGCTTGGAAAGAAGCTAAATCAGCTAACCAAATCAAAAGCCAATTTCTCGCTACAACTTCCCATGAGTTAAGAAATCCCTTGAATATTATTATTAACTGTGTACGGTTAGTCCGTGATGATTTATGCGACAGTAGAGAAGAAGAATTAGAATTTCTCAAAAAAGCTGATGATACAGCAATTCATTTATTAAAGATAATTAATGATTTGCTAGATATTTCTAAAATAGAAGCTGGTAAACTTTCCGTAACTACAGTACCGCTGGATTTACGACAATTATTATTAGAGGTAATTAACTTACAATCAGTTAATGTCCAATATAAAGGACTGCAATTAATTTGTGATATAGGTGATAAACCTATTCCCATAAAATCTGATGCCATTAAACTTAAACAAGTGTTAATTAATATTATTGGTAATGCCACTAAATTCACTGATGAAGGTAGTATTCAAATTACCACAAATATTAATCAGCATCGGCATCATGTTTTAGTTTCCATCAAAGATACAGGAATTGGTATTGACCCAGGAGAACAAGGTAAACTATTTCGTCCTTTTGTCATGGTTGACGGTACAACTACGCGCAAGTTTGAGGGAACTGGATTGGGTTTAGCAATTTCTCGGAATTTAATTGAACTCATGGGTGGTAAAATCACCTTAGAGAGCTTAGGGTTAAATCAAGGAACAACAGTAATTATCAAATTACCTTTGATTGATCTTGCTTTATTACCTAATCCAGAAAAAAAAGATGTGGTCAGAAATAGAGTTAGGAGTTAA
- a CDS encoding cation-translocating P-type ATPase, with product MSAHSLPESTHLWHGLEVEKALEMLDSDANSGLTSQEVEQRRQKYGLNELEENGGRSPWQILLDQFTNIMLLMLIAVALISGFLDLLALTGGTLKPGEVPFKDTIAIMAIVILNGILGYVQESRAEKALAALKKLSSPSVRVLRDGKLGDVAAKELVPGDVMLLEAGVQIAADGRLIEQSNLQVRESALTGEAEAVNKQAILTLPEDAPLGDRLNSVFQGTEVLQGRAKVLVTDTGMRTELGKIAAMLQSVDGEPTPLQQRMTQLGNVLVSGSLILVAIVVGGGLIHDLTKGIGWKNLQELVEVSLSMAVAVVPEGLPAVITVTLALGTQRMVKHHALIRKLPAVETLGSVTTICSDKTGTLTQNKMVVQSVYTNNSTFRVTGEGYTPIGDFQLNGEKASLDECPEISALLVSCAVCNDAVLQQQQGVWAILGDPTEGALVTLAGKAGIEQDQWSSKLPRVAEFPFSSERKRMSVICQLEAVATGDTSLTAIDPAIAGFVESEQYLMFTKGSPELTLERCTKIHLGNHSIPISDEHRSQILVANDQMAGKGLRVLGFAYKPLAEVPPDGSEDTSEVDLVWLGLVGMLDAPRPEVRAAVQECRHAGIRPIMITGDHQLTAQAIAIDLGIAQEGDRVLTGKELQLLSDQELETQVDLVSIYARVSPEHKLRIVQALQRRGRFVAMTGDGVNDAPALKQADIGIAMGITGTDVSKEASDMILLDDNFATIVAATKEGRVVYTNIRRFIKYILGSNIGEVLTIAAAPLLGLGGVPLSPLQILWMNLVTDGLPALALAVEPPEPDVMQRPPFSPRESIFARGLGSYMIRIGIVFAVITIILMEWAYHHSHAAGYQGHEDTWKTMVFTSLCLAQMGHAIAIRSNNRLTIEMNPFSNPFVLGSVIVTTILQLMLIYVPPLQSFFGTHALSLQELAICIGFSALMFVWIEGEKIFFRFMGKKSV from the coding sequence ATGTCTGCTCATTCTTTACCTGAATCTACCCACCTCTGGCATGGTTTGGAAGTTGAAAAAGCTTTAGAAATGCTTGATAGTGACGCAAACAGCGGCTTAACCTCCCAAGAAGTTGAACAGCGTCGTCAGAAGTATGGACTCAATGAACTCGAAGAAAATGGCGGTCGTAGCCCTTGGCAAATTCTGCTAGATCAGTTTACCAATATCATGTTATTGATGCTGATTGCCGTTGCCCTTATTTCTGGCTTTTTGGATTTACTGGCTTTGACTGGGGGGACATTAAAACCCGGTGAAGTGCCATTTAAAGACACAATTGCCATTATGGCTATAGTTATCCTCAATGGTATTTTGGGCTATGTGCAAGAAAGCCGGGCCGAAAAAGCTCTAGCAGCCTTGAAAAAACTGTCTTCTCCCTCAGTGCGAGTCCTTCGTGACGGTAAACTGGGGGATGTGGCGGCTAAGGAGCTAGTACCGGGGGATGTGATGCTGCTGGAAGCGGGTGTACAAATAGCTGCTGATGGTCGCTTAATAGAACAGTCTAATTTACAAGTACGAGAGTCGGCTCTCACCGGTGAAGCCGAAGCTGTCAATAAGCAAGCCATACTTACACTACCAGAAGATGCACCATTAGGCGATCGCCTCAATTCAGTTTTTCAAGGTACGGAAGTCCTCCAAGGTCGGGCGAAGGTACTGGTAACTGACACCGGAATGCGAACAGAACTAGGCAAAATTGCCGCCATGTTGCAATCTGTGGACGGTGAACCTACGCCTTTACAGCAACGCATGACCCAATTGGGTAATGTTCTAGTCAGTGGTTCTTTAATTCTTGTAGCCATAGTAGTTGGTGGTGGACTAATTCATGATCTAACTAAAGGAATAGGTTGGAAGAATTTACAAGAACTGGTAGAAGTTTCTTTAAGTATGGCGGTGGCGGTAGTTCCTGAAGGTTTACCTGCGGTAATCACCGTGACTCTGGCTTTGGGAACTCAGCGTATGGTCAAGCATCACGCTTTAATTCGCAAACTCCCAGCCGTAGAAACTCTTGGTTCTGTAACTACTATTTGTTCTGATAAAACCGGAACTCTAACTCAAAATAAAATGGTGGTACAGTCGGTGTACACCAATAATTCTACCTTTCGCGTCACTGGAGAGGGTTATACTCCCATTGGCGATTTTCAGTTAAATGGTGAAAAAGCCAGTTTAGATGAGTGTCCAGAAATTTCTGCTTTGCTTGTTTCCTGTGCGGTTTGTAATGATGCTGTTTTGCAACAACAACAAGGAGTATGGGCGATTTTAGGCGACCCCACAGAAGGGGCTTTAGTTACCTTGGCAGGAAAAGCCGGAATTGAACAAGACCAATGGAGTAGTAAATTACCTCGTGTCGCAGAATTTCCCTTTTCTTCAGAACGGAAGCGCATGAGTGTGATTTGTCAACTAGAAGCTGTAGCGACTGGTGATACTTCTTTAACCGCCATTGACCCAGCCATTGCTGGTTTTGTGGAATCGGAACAATACCTGATGTTCACCAAGGGTTCACCAGAATTAACTTTGGAAAGGTGTACAAAAATCCATTTAGGTAATCACTCGATTCCTATCAGTGACGAACACCGCAGCCAAATTTTGGTAGCTAATGACCAAATGGCGGGTAAAGGTTTACGGGTCTTAGGTTTTGCTTATAAACCTTTGGCTGAAGTTCCCCCAGATGGTTCAGAGGATACATCTGAAGTAGATTTGGTTTGGTTGGGGTTGGTGGGAATGCTAGACGCGCCTCGTCCAGAGGTGAGGGCGGCTGTGCAAGAATGTCGCCACGCGGGAATCCGTCCCATTATGATTACTGGCGACCATCAATTAACTGCTCAAGCGATCGCTATTGATTTAGGAATTGCCCAAGAAGGTGATAGAGTCCTCACTGGTAAGGAATTACAACTCCTCAGTGACCAAGAATTAGAAACACAGGTTGACTTAGTGAGTATTTACGCTAGAGTCTCCCCTGAACATAAATTAAGAATTGTCCAAGCTTTGCAACGTCGCGGGCGATTTGTGGCTATGACAGGCGATGGTGTGAATGATGCTCCTGCCCTCAAACAAGCTGATATAGGCATTGCCATGGGCATCACAGGTACAGATGTGAGCAAAGAAGCCAGCGACATGATCCTCCTTGATGATAACTTCGCCACCATAGTTGCTGCCACGAAGGAAGGTAGAGTTGTTTATACCAATATTCGCCGCTTTATTAAATACATTTTGGGTAGTAATATTGGGGAAGTTCTCACCATTGCGGCTGCGCCATTATTAGGATTGGGTGGCGTTCCCTTGAGTCCTTTGCAAATTCTCTGGATGAATTTGGTGACAGACGGTTTACCGGCTTTAGCATTAGCTGTAGAACCACCAGAACCTGATGTAATGCAGCGTCCCCCCTTTAGTCCTCGTGAAAGTATTTTTGCTAGGGGTTTGGGTTCTTACATGATTCGCATTGGGATTGTTTTCGCTGTGATTACAATTATCCTCATGGAATGGGCCTACCATCATTCTCATGCAGCCGGGTATCAAGGACATGAAGATACTTGGAAGACAATGGTATTTACTTCATTATGTCTAGCGCAAATGGGTCATGCGATCGCCATTCGCTCTAATAATAGACTTACCATCGAAATGAATCCTTTTTCTAATCCCTTTGTCTTGGGGTCAGTCATTGTCACCACGATTTTGCAATTGATGTTAATTTATGTTCCACCCCTGCAAAGTTTCTTTGGTACTCATGCACTCAGTTTACAAGAATTAGCAATTTGTATTGGTTTCAGTGCTTTAATGTTTGTCTGGATTGAAGGGGAAAAGATATTCTTCCGCTTTATGGGTAAAAAAAGCGTTTAA
- a CDS encoding transglutaminase domain-containing protein: MSVPLPSLTVSQMFGQKIIRPVTAATLYGIASIKDRLIAIDTVKGHLLEIDPLTDNSKIINPHQVREFQEVTGLALWEDDLWVTRGNSVYLCKLASLGLEHFVTLPYPADGVAVWESAVYVSCQRLGYILIFNRDTRKEITRFYAPGVGIQNLAVSKETLWVCDRTEQTVYSMDRATGEVRFSVLTPFDSPTGIAVYGQDDTGKDRIYVAYSSEEPYIRDNPNADPCFELTYRDRTFIHSLQYHYQEDKRYALSNGYLIEMSYLEEISPLDEVYLADIEWRIALPSETERQKVQQVEHIGLPFTEEIIDGQRVAVFQFDSLAPGERHIFGWKALVEVRGIKHRITPKDVEDVPELSPELKTRYLVDDDDLAMDTDIVIRAARTAVGSETNILRKMYSIRNYVYDQLSYAIKPHIDSPDIALDRGTGSCGEYVGVLLALCRLNGIPCRTVGRYKCPVYAEHQGVPLQPDFNHVWLEFYIPGIGWLPMESNPDDLEEGGPYPTRFFMGLCWYHIEIGKGITFETLSRNGIRLTKEEISLGDLAINHIRFTILKELPPF; encoded by the coding sequence ATGAGTGTTCCACTACCTAGTTTGACGGTGAGCCAGATGTTTGGGCAAAAAATAATCAGACCAGTTACTGCTGCTACCCTCTACGGTATTGCTTCCATTAAAGATAGACTTATTGCTATTGATACGGTTAAAGGTCATTTATTAGAAATTGACCCCCTTACCGATAACAGCAAAATTATCAATCCCCACCAAGTCCGCGAATTTCAAGAAGTTACCGGTTTAGCCCTGTGGGAAGATGATCTTTGGGTGACTCGTGGGAACAGTGTCTATTTATGTAAATTGGCATCTTTAGGGTTAGAGCATTTTGTGACTTTACCCTATCCTGCTGATGGTGTGGCCGTTTGGGAATCTGCCGTTTATGTTAGTTGCCAAAGACTTGGCTATATTTTGATTTTTAATCGAGACACCCGCAAGGAAATCACCAGATTTTATGCCCCTGGTGTCGGTATACAAAATTTAGCAGTTAGTAAAGAAACTTTGTGGGTATGCGATCGCACGGAACAAACAGTTTACTCTATGGATAGGGCAACTGGAGAAGTCCGTTTTAGTGTTCTCACGCCTTTTGATTCTCCTACAGGTATCGCGGTTTACGGACAGGATGATACAGGCAAAGATCGTATTTATGTGGCATACTCCAGCGAAGAACCTTATATTCGGGATAATCCCAACGCTGACCCTTGTTTTGAATTAACCTACCGCGATCGCACATTCATTCATTCCCTACAATATCATTACCAGGAGGATAAACGCTACGCCCTTTCCAATGGCTATCTCATAGAAATGTCATATCTTGAGGAGATTTCCCCCCTTGATGAAGTTTACTTAGCCGATATAGAATGGCGCATTGCCCTCCCCTCAGAAACAGAAAGGCAAAAAGTCCAACAAGTTGAACATATTGGTTTACCTTTCACTGAAGAAATCATTGACGGACAAAGAGTAGCCGTATTTCAATTTGATAGCCTTGCCCCCGGTGAACGTCATATATTTGGCTGGAAGGCATTAGTAGAAGTACGTGGCATTAAACATCGCATCACTCCTAAAGATGTCGAAGATGTTCCAGAACTGTCACCAGAATTAAAAACCCGCTATCTGGTAGATGATGACGATTTAGCAATGGATACCGATATTGTCATCCGTGCAGCCCGGACAGCAGTTGGTTCGGAAACTAACATATTACGGAAAATGTACAGTATCCGTAACTATGTCTATGATCAATTGTCCTATGCCATTAAACCCCATATTGACTCACCTGATATTGCTCTAGATCGGGGTACAGGTTCTTGTGGAGAATATGTAGGTGTACTACTAGCACTTTGTCGTCTCAATGGTATTCCTTGTCGCACCGTTGGTAGATATAAATGTCCCGTCTATGCTGAACATCAAGGCGTTCCTCTCCAACCGGATTTTAATCATGTTTGGTTAGAGTTTTATATTCCCGGAATTGGTTGGTTGCCAATGGAATCTAATCCTGATGATCTTGAAGAAGGTGGTCCATACCCGACACGGTTCTTCATGGGCTTATGTTGGTATCACATCGAAATTGGTAAAGGTATCACCTTTGAAACCTTAAGCAGAAATGGTATCCGCTTAACAAAAGAAGAGATTTCACTAGGTGACTTAGCTATTAACCATATTCGGTTTACGATTCTGAAGGAATTACCACCTTTTTAA